DNA sequence from the Carassius carassius chromosome 6, fCarCar2.1, whole genome shotgun sequence genome:
caggtatttgtagggaggctaatgacaattaagtgaatgcacctggtgcaattagcaggagtgcaattactgtgatgacaggacaagactagtggaatactactgcctatggtgaagtgcctaaggggaagtgggcccactagtggacacccagggaaacagagactagacagcgtgacaacacGAAGCACGGGCGTCACTAGGCTTTTTTAGTGGGGCTATAGCATCAGCCAAAAACTGCACACACAtttgcgatcgcctcagagtcagtcaccTTGAATTTCATCTGAAAACAGCAGCAGATCAGTCTCCttgtctttcagcgcgctcttcaatccacaGACCGTGGAGCAGCGCGAGCAGACTcagacacaaacagaggacacaaggtgtgtgtttatcgacagattgttaaaatatctgtatctgtgcagttctttggcATAAATACAATTCACAAAAGTTCacgagggagcaatcggtttctcatctactgtaaagttttctctTCGTTCAccgctgtttcctccagcgaacaTCTAGCCCTTATACTTATTgaaatatacttaatctaattatacttactttatacatacactactgtgcaaaagtcttagtcttaggcagtctgttgtcagactgcttgtgcattcaacaatctcactagattattattaaaattaatgataaaatgactgtttggaaatgtaaacttatatttcctactgacacactacagcaaaaaatataaataactcccttaaaacccttttttggggtgaaaatactaatgtgccaaagacttttgcacaagtactgtactttacaaacgacatttttctactttataaagaatgagcatacagtaattcacagaactgattaaagatagTGACAGACAGCAtttatcttaactaaatatcagagtgattgacagagatacagtagaaacattatgtgtggttttgtattaaacaatgactcagatcatgaaatacatttaggCTTAGAGTAAgagaagcttgggaaatgagagcatccaaggagcgtgtgaaagcaatggatttatttttaatctttttaatgttctataatgttatcctttttgggctttttattttatttatttatttatttttatgtagaaGTATcgattcaggcaccgtttaggcacagGTACTGTTTTGAATGTAATGAAATGGCACCGGTATCAAATAAAACCCAATTGATACCCAACCCTACACAATCGCGGAAAAAAGAATCTGTGAGCTGGAAAACAAAGTACAGGACCTCTCCAGATACAAGAGGAGGTGTAATCTGTGCTAATTTAAAAGTTGGACATTAGAATGCACATTGTACTTTGACgtaaatgaattaatattaattaataaattacaaacgTGCTAAATTTAACAATAGTTTTCCCTCAATTGCTCCTTTTGTCTTCAGTCTGAAGAAACAATCACTTGTTTTGGGACTgtacttactgtaaagtgttctgGATTAACTTTtccaattttgtaaaaaatatgtatatccaAACTTTTGTATAACCCCCACAATTGTGTTTTTTtggttattatttaaatttagacCCTTCTCACtttaaatgtgttcatttattgcatttattcatttttactttttcatgATGTAACTCATATAAACTAACATAGTTTGCTTTTGAAGCTAATGTCAAATATTCTTTCATCTTTAATTTACCGATTCAGAAAAATAGATTATTACTCAAATAAATGTGAACAGAGTCAtagctacaaaaaaataaataaacattatcagTTTGTTGGATATGTCGGCTGGTCACATTACAGCACAACAGGGATTCATGCTTTCAAAAAACCTGATGTCAGATTACAGCAGCATAAAACACACTCGTCTCTGAACAGAGATTCATGATTTCTGTTTTGATTCATTCTCAACAAACACATGAGCACTGAGTTCATCTGCTGATGTGGTCAAAGTGTTTCTgttatttgttctgtttcttcattgaCAGACCTCAGATCAGTTcttcatcatggagatcagtgagAGATCTTCATCTCCAGATCACAGCTGTGTGTCTCTGAAGAGTGACGCATCCATGGATTATCCTCTTAACCTCAGTGCTGaaccagtgacctctgaccccagtgctgaaccagtgacctctgaccccaggtgaGACACTGTCCAGCTTGGTATcgtgcattttaaacatttaatgttttaaaattaacttagTGTCAATATGTAAGacataaaatgtatgaaaaatacTAGACTGCCACCTGTAATGATTTACATTCTAATTTTGTTTATAGATTAAatcctgtatttatatattttttaatcatttttttcccTCAGCAGTGTGTATAGAGACACTCAGACCAGAGATCCTCCTGAACCAGTGAATGATGAACTACAGAGAGTCAAAGTGCAGCACAAAACCAGCATGAAGAACAAGTATGAGAGATTATTTGAGGGACTGAAACTCCAGGAGAATGAAAGCCTCCTGAACAGCATCTACACACAGCTCTAcatcatagagggagagagagaaggagtgaatgaagaacatgaggttttacagatggagaaaacaGCCAGAACACAACACTCACAAGACACTCCAATCTActgcaatgacatctttaaagcctccgctgaagcaggatgtgaggagaaagagcagatcaagactgttcttactaaaggcatcgctggaatcggaaaaaccgtctctgtgcagaagttcattctggactgggccgagggaaaagccaatcaggatgtagatttcatgtttgtgcttccatttcgagagctgaacttgatcccagatcatcagtacagtcttcacagacttctgctggactttcatcctgaacttcaagatctggactcacagatttatgaggagtgtaaagttgtgttcatctttgatggtctggatgaaagcagaatcacactgatgttttcagacgctcagaaagtttgtgatgtgactgagacttcatcagtggctgtgttgatgtcaaagctcatgaaaggagagctgcttccctctgctctcatctggatcacctccagaccagcagcagccaatcagatcccctccAAATACATCCACCGTCTGACAGAAATTCAGGGATTCACTGAGCCTCTgaaggaggaatatttcaggaagagaatcagtgatgagcatcaagccagcagaatcatctcacacatcagaagagcaagaagcctccacatcatgtgccacatccccgtcttctgctggatctcatccactgtgcttcagaagctcctggaagaagatctgagtgcagaaatccctcaaactctgactgaaatgtacatccacttcctgctgattcagatcaacatgaggaagcagaagtatgaagagagagatccagagaaactcctgccgtccaacagagaagtgattgtgaaacttgctgaagtggctttcaaacagctgatgaagggcaatgtgatgttctatgaggaggacctgaTTGAGAGCGGCATAGACGTCACTGACGCctcagtgcattctgggatttgcactgagatctttaagcaggaatctgtgattcatcagaggaaagtctacagcttcattcatctgagCGTTCAGGAGTTTCTCGCTGCTTTCTATCAGCTTTACTGCTGTTTAACAGAGAACCAGAAAACACTGCATGAATTCAGAGATCCACTGCTCAAATTCAGTTTATCCAGCTCTGAAGTCTCTCTGTATGATCTACTAAGATCAGCAGTAGATAAAGCTCTCAAGAGTAAGAATGGACGTCTGGATCTGTTCCTGCGGTTCCTGCTGGGCGtctcactggagtccaatcagagactcttacaggatctactgacacacacagagaacagctcaAAGACCATCAGAGACACCACACGGTACATTAAACATATGATCAAAGATCCAGATGATCCTAATCCTCTCTCAGCTGATCAGTGCATCAATCTGTTCCTCTGTCTGCTGGAAGTGAAAGATCAGACTCTGTCCACAGAGATTCAGGAGTTTGTGAAATCAGACAAACACTCAAAGAAGAAACTCTCTGCTGCTCACTGCTCAACAATCTCCTACATGCTTCAGATGTCAGAGGAGACACTGGATGAACTGAACACCATGAAATACAACACATCAGCTGAGGGGAGAAGAAGACTGATACCAGCTGTGATCAACTGCAGAAAAGCTCTGTGAGTGTTTCATCATCAACTAAAGGATCATATTTAATAATGAATCTGactcctttaaaataaatgttcctgAATGAGAGATTTTCTcctgaataaaaatatgtttgcCAACAGAATCGCAAAGTAGACGAGTGAATTACCCACTGCTTTAAAACCGATATCATTTGGACATTATTCAAGTGAaacgcacagacacacaaacacatttagtaACGATTAATCTTACTGAAAATGGCCGATTAAGCAGTTTATATTCTGAAACATATTTCTATGTTGTgttctgtgtgcattaaattaaatttggatGTAAATGGTCCTTTTCCTGACATATGTAAAACACTGAGCTGTCTAGGGAGCGTCTAATGGATCGTCTTTATGAGGCTGTCGGGCGTCTAGCTTCATCTGTCTTTAGTTTGTTCAGGTTCAGATTCCTCTGCAGTCGTTGtatgttgtaaaaaaataaataaaataaataaaaatccattcaTGTCATGCAACAGCAAGCATAGACTATTAACCGCCAAAAGTGCAGATTCATCACGCGCCAACTTCTTACGCAAATAAGATTGGGAAAGCCTATTAATaagtctgattttatttattaatgtacttacaataaataacagtaaaatatattaaaataactacattacatgcatatttacttttgagttgaaaacattattaattaacaaatatttagtaaaatcttTCAATCGTTAGGGGAGCAATGATTGAAAATAGTAGGATATTTTGctaattacttattgcaaatatatGCAGTTATATGCACCTCAGCACTGTAATACATTATAAAGCAGAATGAGTGGAGTCTAAAttgtaattcaaattattaaatggatgccaccttattgggcaaaattttattaataataaaagcttttctgatgtgatttgaaatttgaaaagggagaaaaaaagtttaCCAAAAGGCGGATTCGAACCCGAGTCAATCGTGTCAAAAGGAACAGAATGACACACGCTTCACCATCGACACTGAACTTGATGATTGGCAGCTGTCTGTTGTAATGTGATCTCTCTCCTCGTCTCCTCATTGCTCTCCGCTGCTGTTCTGCTTCAGAAGTGATCAGGAGGAAGTAGAAAACAGTCCTTTAGCAGCTCGATTCATCAAATACTCTTCTGCTGTGACAAGCAGCTTCTGAGATCTGTAATGCTATTTTTAGTCTTTTATAGTGAGTAATGAATCTGCAGTAAAGGACACACATCTCATCAGTGTCCTCATTACAACCCatgtttttaaacatgtttattgtGTGTAATAATCTGTATTTTGCTCTATTAATTTCTGTGAACTAATGCAAAACCTATACTTTAAACATTAATGCTGTCACTCACAGACATAATAAATTAATTCCACAGAACTGTAAATTCATAGATGATGATTAATAGTCAAATAAAtagtaaatgttaatataattttgAGACTCTTAAACAATCATTTAAAAGATCTTCAGCAGCTGACAGAGAATTAAATTCATCTGTTTTATTCCATCATGCTCTCATTCAGgactcttttatttcattaagctAATTTGAAAGGATTTGATTTCCACATACGTGACTCAGTGAATTCATCTCTGTCTCTTACTGTGAAGATTAAACTACATATCAAGCATTTATTCAACACGTCTCGTTTGATCTTGAATGACTTTGACCTTGattaaagttaataaagttaataaagcaAAGCAAGTTACTGTTCCTGTGAACACCACTGACTCAAACTAATGCAGCTGAAGCAGCAAATAAAGAGAAACGACAAATATTGATCACATTAACAATACAGCAGGAAGGATTTAAGCCTGTTCAACTGTCTGGAGTCtctcaaaacttttatttttatacctcCAGAAAACCTTGCTACATTTAGCAGAATGTTAAATATTGATGAGTTGAATAAACAGTCAGGAGCTCATCTGATCTCAGATATGAATCAATCTGAAAGATTATAAAACATCATATTGTGATTCAGTGTTCAGATTATGTCATCCTCCGTTCCCTGAGGACAGAAAACTCACAACActctgtaaatgtctttattgttttgttatttcttaaattatatttaatctcTTCTAGATTTTCTGGCTGTAATCTCACTGCTCAGTGTTGTGAGAGATTGTCTTCAGCTCTACAatcctcaaactgtgtcctgagagagctggatctgaggaaCAATGACCTGCAGGACTCTGGTGTACAGTTTATTTCTGATGGACTGAAGAGTCCAAACTGTCAGCTGCAGATACTGAGGTATTAAGAACATATAAGAGATCATTTACAGTTAACtgatcacagtgtgtgtgtgtgtgtgtgtgtgtgtgtgtgtgtgtgtgtgtgtgtgtgtgtgtgtgtagatgatctgactgtgtgtgggtgtgtgtgtctgtagatgatctgactgtgtgtgtgtgtgtgtgtctgtagatgatctgactgtgtgtgtttgtgtttgtgtgtagatgatctgacagtgtgtgtgtgtgtgtgtgtagatgatctgactgattgtgtgtttgtgtgtgtgtgtgtgtgtgtgtgtctgtgtttgcgtgTAGATaatctgacagtgtgtgtgtgtgtgtgtgtgtgtgtctgtgtgtagataatctgactgtgtgtgtgtgtgtgtgtgtgtgtagatgatctgactgtttgtgtgtgtgtgtgtgtgtgtgtgtgtgtgtgtgtgtgtgtgtattagtgtttcACGATATACTGATACTAAAAATGTATCGCGATACCCTGCTTTAGAAAACAGTATGATTCCTCATGTTACCGGTACTTTAAGAATGACCTTAAAGAAGAGCCGTATTTTCTGAGTTGCATCGACGTGCGGCAGAAGGACAGTGTGtgttagggctgcaacaaacgattattttgataatcaaatAATCTAACTATCTATAAGAATGATTAATCGACTAATTGTCaattatttcactgattaatcaagataatttgattgattattcagctcttgcaatttgttaaaatactgttatacataacaaataaataaaatacgtagtaatcacttcagctttggcaaataatattatttaattacaattattatacaattaatttatacaaataaatatatttgacacacaaaatgagatgacagagaaaccttatttaccatttaattactatatgaaaTTTAACTGAACGACTcgtcattctgcctaacatctcctttcgtaagtatatgatatggataagaaacaaaataaaggtaagtgattagatgttttatttttggataaaaaaattattcacaatatacactaccagtcaaacattttttaacagtaacattgtttttaaagaagtttcttctgctcatcaagcctgcatgtatttgatccaaagtacagcaaacacagtaatattttgaaagattttttactatttaaaataacttcattttatttgaatatattttaaaatgtaatttattcctgtgatttcaaggctgacttttttgcatcattactccagtcacattgTGAGCGACCACTTGGCTAAAATTGCGTTTAAAACGACGATAGAAATTAGCAAAACCGAGAAAGCGACATGAGAGTCAGGGACGGGCCAGTCGGCAACCACCTGGACCTTAGCTGGATCCATACTGATCCCCTCTTCAGAGATGACCGAGCCCAGAAACGTTACCGAGGACATGTGAAAggagcatttctcagccttgacaAATAGTCGAGAGAGGGACGTGTTAAAGGTGGTAATAGGGGAGAAGAGACATGGCTCGGGAATGACTGAAAACCCCTCACATATCGTGATATTCCTCCGGTACTCCAGACAATTCCCCTGcttcctcctgaaaaacagaaacagaagacacAGGGGGAACAGCAGAGACTAAACACTCAACATGACATGACAACTTTCCAAGACAAAATGGATCCTTTAGCCCAATCAATGTGAGGATTATGGAGCTTTAGCCAAGGATCGCCTAAAACAACAGGAGTGTAAGGAGatcgaaaaataaaaaaagaaattgtccCTCTGTGATTACCAGAAATGATAAGAATCAATGGAATAGTCTCCTTCTGTACTCTAGGTAGATTACAGAGAGCGGAAAGCAGTCGAGAAGCCTCCTCACCGTAGGCTGATCGGTCGAAGACCCAGATCATCTCCTCCTTGAAAAGCGCATAGCTGGAGATGCAATCTGTCTCCGCCTCCCAGTTAGCCGTTCCCCATTCTCAAGCCCGGCCAGCGAGAAGGGAGAGAACGTAGGCGACCTTGGCTTGCTCCTTTGCATACATCATGGGCTGTAGGGAAAAACCACCTCGCATTGGGTAAGGAAAGAGCGACATTGTTTTGGCTCACCTGAATAGACTCCGGCGGGACAGGAGGAACATGCGAGGCGGAAGACTGTAGGCACATATTGTGGACCTGGCAGGAAAGCTCGAACATCTGAGCGGCCAGCATCTCGTTGGCGTGTCTGCCGGCGGATATGTCCTCCTCATGCTTGCCTAGAAGGACACCCTGGTGTTCCACGGCAGTCTGGAATGGGCTGCCACTAGCTGAGTCCATGTCTTGGTCAGATGGTCAGGTAGAGAGGACTCAAAAGCGAGATTGACAATTATAGTTCTTTAACGGAATCAAAAAGTCTGACCACAGGTAATCCAAACTGAAGTATCAATAAAGAACGGCGAACTGAAGAAACCAGTGGACTTGGTATAGTAACGTGAACACAAAGCTCCTCAGTGGCAGGGGTGACCAGAGGACTGGTGAGGCTGAGGCACTTGTAGCTCATGAAGAGGCAGACGGTCGGAGAGCACCCAGCAGGTAATCTGTTTAgataatagcttataagtggtgactgtcagtttgtgcacgtatgacaggatttttagaaaaattaatacaagacgtagtcagccagacaatgaacattattaatattattaataattaataattattatatgatgcagtcacacttgtagcaatatttgttagttctgtttgttgattcagggttagcatcatctgaggtcctctgagggtcagcatcatctcttctcaggtgttctggatccagactggagcttgtgtaaatcctacttaccacaggatgtaaatcccgtggcaaaacatagaaacaaatagagacatcattagcatagctgctgatccaacaaagtaaaatgtattagtttaacccaagctaaagaataaaaatgcgcatttgatcagatgcaactacactcacaatttaagatacattatttgaatgctcggtgaaagagatgcatttttaatctagatttaaacagagagagtgtgtctgaacattaaccctgaacattatcacgaaggctattccagagttcgggagccaaatgtgaaaaagctctacctcctttagaggactttgctatcctaggagctaccaaaagtccagcgttttgtgaccttagggagcgttggattgtaacgtggtagaaggctagtaaggtacacaggagctaaaccatttagggccttataggtaagtaatgataatttgtaactgatacggaacttattggtagccagtgcagagactgtaaacttTTGTTAATATGATcacattttcttgacctggtaaggactctagctgctgcattttggattaccTGTGGCTTGTTTAtcgaagaagcaggacaaccacctagaagtgcattacaatagtccagtctagacgtcataaatgcatgaactagcttttctgcatcagaaacagataacttgtttcgtagcttggcaatgtttctaagatggaagaatgcagtttttgtaacatgggaaatatgattttcaaaagacaagttgctgtctaatataacacccagatttttgactgtagaggaagtaacagtacatccgtatagttgcagattgtaatctacaagattctgtgtagtgttttttggtccaataattaatatctctgtcttatccgaatttaattggagaaaattattggtcatccaatcttttacatttttaacacactctgttagcttagataatttagaag
Encoded proteins:
- the LOC132142897 gene encoding NACHT, LRR and PYD domains-containing protein 12-like isoform X1, giving the protein MKNKYERLFEGLKLQENESLLNSIYTQLYIIEGEREGVNEEHEVLQMEKTARTQHSQDTPIYCNDIFKASAEAGCEEKEQIKTVLTKGIAGIGKTVSVQKFILDWAEGKANQDVDFMFVLPFRELNLIPDHQYSLHRLLLDFHPELQDLDSQIYEECKVVFIFDGLDESRITLMFSDAQKVCDVTETSSVAVLMSKLMKGELLPSALIWITSRPAAANQIPSKYIHRLTEIQGFTEPLKEEYFRKRISDEHQASRIISHIRRARSLHIMCHIPVFCWISSTVLQKLLEEDLSAEIPQTLTEMYIHFLLIQINMRKQKYEERDPEKLLPSNREVIVKLAEVAFKQLMKGNVMFYEEDLIESGIDVTDASVHSGICTEIFKQESVIHQRKVYSFIHLSVQEFLAAFYQLYCCLTENQKTLHEFRDPLLKFSLSSSEVSLYDLLRSAVDKALKSKNGRLDLFLRFLLGVSLESNQRLLQDLLTHTENSSKTIRDTTRYIKHMIKDPDDPNPLSADQCINLFLCLLEVKDQTLSTEIQEFVKSDKHSKKKLSAAHCSTISYMLQMSEETLDELNTMKYNTSAEGRRRLIPAVINCRKALFSGCNLTAQCCERLSSALQSSNCVLRELDLRNNDLQDSGVQFISDGLKSPNCQLQILSLAGCNLTAQCCERLSSALQSSNCVLRKLDLSNNDLQDSGVQFISDGLKSPNCQLQILRLSGCMVSEEGCGYLSSAPSSNPSHLRELDLSYNHPGQSGVQLLKHKLQDPNYKLQILNVDHGGEKRMRAGPRKYACDLTLDPNTAHTRLVLSDENKKITRVKDRQPYPDHPERFDDAPQVLSVESLTGRCYWETEWSGAGAVISVSYKGINRKGGGIDCVFGSNDKSWSLYCSDNSLSVRHNNNNIFSGKSFIPSSCKRVGVYVDVSAGSLSFYRVSDTHTLTHLHTHTLTHLHTLNTTFTEPLYAGFGVYSYSSVSLCDIK
- the LOC132142897 gene encoding protein NLRC3-like isoform X2, translating into MKNKYERLFEGLKLQENESLLNSIYTQLYIIEGEREGVNEEHEVLQMEKTARTQHSQDTPIYCNDIFKASAEAGCEEKEQIKTVLTKGIAGIGKTVSVQKFILDWAEGKANQDVDFMFVLPFRELNLIPDHQYSLHRLLLDFHPELQDLDSQIYEECKVVFIFDGLDESRITLMFSDAQKVCDVTETSSVAVLMSKLMKGELLPSALIWITSRPAAANQIPSKYIHRLTEIQGFTEPLKEEYFRKRISDEHQASRIISHIRRARSLHIMCHIPVFCWISSTVLQKLLEEDLSAEIPQTLTEMYIHFLLIQINMRKQKYEERDPEKLLPSNREVIVKLAEVAFKQLMKGNVMFYEEDLIESGIDVTDASVHSGICTEIFKQESVIHQRKVYSFIHLSVQEFLAAFYQLYCCLTENQKTLHEFRDPLLKFSLSSSEVSLYDLLRSAVDKALKSKNGRLDLFLRFLLGVSLESNQRLLQDLLTHTENSSKTIRDTTRYIKHMIKDPDDPNPLSADQCINLFLCLLEVKDQTLSTEIQEFVKSDKHSKKKLSAAHCSTISYMLQMSEETLDELNTMKYNTSAEGRRRLIPAVINCRKALLAGCNLTAQCCERLSSALQSSNCVLRKLDLSNNDLQDSGVQFISDGLKSPNCQLQILRLSGCMVSEEGCGYLSSAPSSNPSHLRELDLSYNHPGQSGVQLLKHKLQDPNYKLQILNVDHGGEKRMRAGPRKYACDLTLDPNTAHTRLVLSDENKKITRVKDRQPYPDHPERFDDAPQVLSVESLTGRCYWETEWSGAGAVISVSYKGINRKGGGIDCVFGSNDKSWSLYCSDNSLSVRHNNNNIFSGKSFIPSSCKRVGVYVDVSAGSLSFYRVSDTHTLTHLHTHTLTHLHTLNTTFTEPLYAGFGVYSYSSVSLCDIK